In one window of Haloprofundus halophilus DNA:
- a CDS encoding CBS domain-containing protein — translation MNTDVTVRDAMEREFVGVSESDSVRAAAELMFEEDADCIVVLRGNEPVGVVPSRTALGVVLDDADDTSVSEVMVDPEPTVESETALVVAEDRMRSEATPWALVVDEGELVGLLTERDVLMAATLTQEEMRTEGQERTPADHPEFGDADGPPNAETNGGIDSETYSSQSICEVCGSLARTLSNVNGQLVCSDCRDV, via the coding sequence ATGAACACCGATGTCACGGTACGCGATGCCATGGAGCGGGAGTTCGTCGGGGTGAGCGAGTCGGACTCGGTGCGGGCGGCCGCGGAGTTGATGTTCGAGGAGGACGCCGACTGCATCGTCGTCCTCCGAGGGAACGAACCGGTCGGTGTCGTCCCCTCGCGGACGGCGCTCGGCGTCGTGTTGGACGACGCCGACGACACGTCCGTCTCCGAGGTGATGGTCGACCCGGAGCCGACGGTCGAGTCGGAGACCGCGCTCGTCGTCGCCGAGGACCGGATGCGCTCGGAAGCGACGCCGTGGGCGCTCGTCGTCGACGAGGGCGAACTCGTCGGCCTGCTCACCGAACGCGACGTGTTGATGGCGGCGACGCTGACTCAAGAGGAGATGCGAACGGAGGGACAGGAGCGGACTCCCGCGGATCACCCCGAGTTCGGCGACGCCGACGGCCCGCCGAACGCCGAGACCAACGGCGGCATCGACTCGGAGACGTACTCCTCGCAGAGCATCTGTGAAGTGTGCGGGTCGCTGGCACGAACGCTCTCGAACGTCAACGGGCAACTCGTCTGTTCGGACTGCCGAGACGTGTAG